A region of the Pelorhabdus rhamnosifermentans genome:
GAGAAACCGCAAATATCGCCAAAACGGATGCGGAGCTTAAATATCGATGACGAATACAGTGTTTCAACTGTCGTTTGTATTTGGTATAGAATCTTCCTGCGTAAGGATCGTTTAATTCCGAGGCTTGCTTAGGCGGTTTTAAAAAAAGAACACACAGCAATGGCGTCACC
Encoded here:
- a CDS encoding efflux RND transporter permease subunit, which produces MTPLLCVLFLKPPKQASELNDPYAGRFYTKYKRQLKHCIRHRYLSSASVLAIFAVSLWGFSFVSQNFFPDSTRAQFMVDMCVPCGNHIST